In a single window of the Chelonia mydas isolate rCheMyd1 chromosome 8, rCheMyd1.pri.v2, whole genome shotgun sequence genome:
- the EGR1 gene encoding early growth response protein 1: protein MAVAKAEMQLLPPLQISDPFSSFPHSPPTMDSNYPKLEEMMLLSGGGPQFLTSSGAPENSGFNPPGEQHFEHLAADTFPEISLNNEKPLAETSYPNQTSRLPPITYTGRFSLEPAPNSSNTLWPEPLFSLVSGLVGMANLPTTSTPSSSPASSSSQTPPLSCSVQASDNSPIYSAAPTFPNSSSEIFPEQQTQSFPNAPSTSLQYPPPAYPAAKTNFQVPMIPDYLFPQQQGESLSLVPADQKPFPMLETRPQQPSLTPLSTIKAFATQTGSQDPKTLNTTYQSQLIKPSRMRKYPNRPSKTPPHERPYACPVESCDRRFSRSDELTRHIRIHTGQKPFQCRICMRNFSRSDHLTTHIRTHTGEKPFACDICGRKFARSDERKRHTKIHLRQKDKKAEKSTPASTASQISTYSSPPMTTSYPSPAATTYPSSVPTSYSSPVSSSYPSPAHTTFPSPSVATTYPSVTATFQAQVSTTFPSPGITNSFSSQGTSALSEMSSTFSPRTIEIC from the exons ATGGCCGTGGCCAAGGCGGAGATGCAGCTCCTGCCCCCGCTGCAGATCTCTGACCCCTTCAGCTCCTTTCCACACTCGCCCCCCACCATGGACAGTAACTACCCCAAGCTGGAGGAGATGATGCTACTCAGCGGCGGGGGCCCCCAGTTCCTCACCTCCAGCGGGGCCCCTGAAAACAGCGGTTTCAACCCTCCCGGAGAGCAGCACTTCGAGCATCTCGCTGCAG ACACGTTTCCCGAGATCTCTTTGAATAATGAGAAACCCTTGGCAGAAACCAGCTACCCCAATCAGACAAGCCGGCTGCCGCCTATAACCTACACGGGCCGCTTCTCTCTGGAACCAGCGCCCAACAGCAGCAACACTCTCTGGCCAGAGCCTCTGTTCAGCCTTGTTAGTGGGCTGGTGGGCATGGCTAACCTACCCACCACTTCTACACCTTCTTCATCACCAGCCTCCTCATCCTCACAGACCCCGCCCCTGAGCTGCTCTGTCCAGGCCAGCGACAACAGCCCGATCTATTCAGCAGCACCAACATTTCCCAATTCTAGCTCTGAGATTTTCCCTGAGCAGCAAACCCAGTCCTTCCCAAACGCTCCCAGTACCTCGCTCCAGTACCCTCCCCCAGCTTATCCGGCTGCTAAAACCAACTTCCAGGTGCCAATGATCCCAGACTACTTATTCCCCCAGCAACAGGGGGAATCTCTCAGCCTGGTCCCAGCTGATCAGAAACCATTTCCAATGCTAGAAACCAGACCCCAGCAGCCCTCTCTCACGCCTCTCTCCACTATCAAAGCTTTTGCTACCCAGACTGGCTCCCAAGATCCGAAGACGCTAAACACTACGTATCAGTCCCAGCTAATCAAGCCAAGCAGGATGAGAAAATACCCCAACCGACCTAGCAAGACCCCTCCTCATGAGAGACCCTATGCATGCCCAGTGGAGTCCTGTGACAGGAGGTTTTCCAGATCTGATGAGCTGACCCGGCACATTCGGATTCACACAGGACAAAAACCTTTTCAGTGCCGTATTTGTATGAGGAATTTCAGCAGAAGCGATCACTTGACCACTCATATCCGAACCCACACCGGGGAGAAGCCATTTGCCTGTGATATTTGTGGTAGAAAGTTTGCCAGAAGCGATGAGAGGAAGAGACACACTAAAATTCACCTGAGACAGAAGGATAAGAAAGCAGAAAAGTCAACTCCAGCCTCTACTGCTTCTCAGATTTCCACCTACTCCTCCCCCCCAATGACAACTTCCTACCCATCTCCAGCCGCCACCACTTACCCTTCTTCAGTACCTACATCTTATTCCTCCCCAGTGTCTTCTTCCTATCCATCTCCAGCACACAccactttcccttccccctcagtAGCAACTACATATCCTTCTGTTACTGCCACTTTTCAGGCCCAGGTATCTACCACTTTCCCCTCTCCAGGGATTACCAATTCTTTCAGTTCACAAGGGACTTCAGCACTTTCAGAAATGTCATCAACTTTTTCTCCAAGGACAATTGAAATTTGTTGA